Proteins found in one Bacillus subtilis subsp. subtilis str. 168 genomic segment:
- the tagE gene encoding UDP-glucose:polyglycerol phosphate alpha-glucosyltransferase (Evidence 1a: Function from experimental evidences in the studied strain; PubMedId: 2507871, 9457886, 12682299, 16141206, 16689786, 17012386, 21558268; Product type e: enzyme): MSLHAVSESNIKQIPDMDYYFISGGLPSNYGGLTKSLLLRSKLFGEECNQNTFFLTFRFDLELSSKIDELYSNGKIDKKFTSVINLFDDFLSVRTNGKRSYEERIGLDQIKKQVGMGKFAKTLLRLFGKKNNEMSVVYYGDGETIRYVDYWNDKNQLIKREEYTKNGNLVLVTHYDVQLNKMYLQEYINDQNQVYLDKLYVWNNEEKDVQLSHIIWYSLEGEIKVKDESELRQYWIEYLQKQNDKPKLFLVDSRPQDKHVFKVKKSPSSYYGAIIHNKHYGSNKYQIKGRYKEVFSQMYNLDAVFFITEEQLEDFKLISGEQETFFFTPHTIDKPLDPAVLNVPSEKYKAVIISRLASMKNLIHAVKAFSLVVKEIPEAKLDIFGSGEDFEKIKKEIEDTKLQNNVFLKGYTDNPDSEFQKAWLTISTSHFEGFGLSNMEALSNGCPVVTYDYDYGARSLVTDGANGYVIEQYNIEKLGQAIISLMKDESTHQKFSEQAFKMAEKYSRPNYIENWAFALNQMIEVRIEREKFSKKVGKKDPSISSYTEDFDKTKIEIDIENFDHNDIKKIRLVGLDRKNKAEIISTNLQNDQLFVIDLEKDVNIEKIAANKTQVIDFYIVFNANGHIKTMRRLSSEETKLSGNSIDTNNGYRVEPYTTVKGNFSWRVTEIKES, from the coding sequence TTGTCTTTACATGCGGTGAGTGAATCTAATATAAAACAAATTCCTGACATGGATTATTATTTTATCTCTGGTGGACTGCCAAGTAATTATGGCGGTCTGACGAAATCATTATTATTGCGTTCAAAATTATTTGGAGAAGAGTGTAACCAAAACACCTTTTTCTTAACGTTTCGTTTTGATTTAGAGTTGTCTTCAAAAATTGATGAATTGTACAGCAACGGTAAGATTGATAAAAAATTCACAAGTGTTATTAATCTATTCGATGATTTTTTAAGTGTTAGAACAAATGGGAAAAGATCATACGAAGAAAGGATAGGCCTTGACCAGATAAAAAAGCAAGTTGGAATGGGGAAATTTGCAAAAACTCTGTTGAGATTGTTTGGTAAGAAGAACAATGAAATGTCTGTAGTTTACTACGGAGATGGAGAAACTATCCGGTACGTCGACTATTGGAATGATAAAAACCAGCTCATAAAGAGAGAGGAATATACGAAGAACGGAAACTTAGTTCTCGTTACTCATTATGATGTGCAGCTAAACAAGATGTATCTGCAGGAATATATTAATGACCAAAATCAAGTATATTTAGACAAACTCTATGTATGGAACAATGAAGAAAAAGATGTTCAATTATCTCATATTATTTGGTACTCCCTTGAGGGTGAGATAAAAGTAAAAGATGAATCGGAACTGCGTCAATATTGGATAGAATATCTGCAAAAACAAAATGATAAACCTAAGTTGTTTTTAGTGGACAGCAGACCGCAAGACAAACATGTCTTTAAAGTGAAAAAATCACCTTCTTCCTATTATGGAGCAATTATTCATAACAAGCATTACGGCAGCAATAAATATCAAATTAAGGGTCGCTATAAAGAAGTATTTAGTCAGATGTATAATTTGGATGCTGTCTTTTTTATAACTGAGGAGCAGCTAGAAGATTTTAAATTGATTTCAGGGGAACAAGAGACGTTTTTCTTTACTCCGCATACAATTGATAAGCCTCTTGATCCCGCTGTATTGAATGTGCCGAGTGAAAAATACAAAGCTGTCATTATTTCAAGACTTGCATCTATGAAAAATCTGATACATGCAGTAAAAGCATTTAGTTTAGTCGTGAAAGAAATTCCTGAAGCAAAACTTGATATATTCGGATCGGGTGAAGATTTCGAAAAAATAAAAAAAGAAATTGAAGATACCAAACTGCAGAACAATGTCTTTTTGAAAGGCTATACGGATAACCCTGACTCAGAGTTTCAAAAAGCTTGGCTAACCATTTCAACCTCTCATTTTGAAGGGTTCGGTCTATCAAATATGGAGGCACTGAGCAATGGATGTCCAGTTGTAACATACGATTATGATTACGGAGCAAGGAGCTTAGTTACTGACGGAGCAAATGGATATGTCATTGAACAGTATAATATAGAGAAATTGGGTCAAGCTATTATCTCTTTGATGAAAGATGAAAGTACTCATCAAAAATTTTCAGAACAAGCTTTTAAAATGGCTGAAAAATATTCAAGACCCAACTATATTGAAAATTGGGCTTTTGCTCTTAATCAGATGATTGAGGTGCGAATAGAAAGAGAGAAGTTCTCTAAAAAGGTTGGAAAAAAAGATCCTTCTATTAGTTCCTATACTGAGGATTTTGATAAAACTAAAATAGAAATTGACATTGAGAATTTTGATCATAATGATATTAAAAAAATACGTTTAGTGGGCTTGGACAGAAAGAATAAGGCTGAAATTATTTCAACAAACTTACAAAATGATCAACTGTTTGTAATTGATCTCGAAAAAGATGTAAATATTGAAAAGATAGCTGCTAATAAAACCCAAGTTATTGATTTTTATATTGTTTTCAATGCAAATGGCCATATTAAAACAATGCGAAGACTTTCGAGTGAAGAAACAAAATTGTCAGGAAACAGTATAGATACTAATAATGGCTATAGAGTAGAGCCCTATACAACAGTTAAAGGCAATTTCTCTTGGAGGGTCACGGAAATAAAAGAGAGTTAA
- the tagA gene encoding N-acetylmannosamine (ManNAc) C4 hydroxyl of a membrane-anchored N-acetylglucosaminyl diphospholipid (GlcNAc-pp-undecaprenyl, lipid I) glycosyltransferase (Evidence 1a: Function from experimental evidences in the studied strain; PubMedId: 12682299, 16141206, 16689786, 16953575, 17012386, 18156271, 19376878; Product type e: enzyme), translating into MQTETIHNIPYVNSNLTSFIDYLEKHYIDQKIGAVISTVNPEIAFAAIKDRDYFDVLSSSNFILPDGIGVVMMSRLTNNRLQSRIAGYDVFKELLGVANKKKKRIFLYGAKKDVIKGVVSKISSEYPNIKIAGYSDGYVQDRTLVAKQIARANPDMVFVALGYPHQEKFIHNYRHLFPKAVSIGLGGSFDVFSGNVKRAPSWMIRLNLEWFYRLILNPWRWKRMLSIPKYALTVLKEEKNKKTFYPKPEKDHTKQI; encoded by the coding sequence ATGCAAACAGAGACTATTCACAATATTCCTTATGTTAACAGTAACTTAACATCATTTATCGATTACCTAGAGAAACATTATATTGATCAAAAGATTGGTGCTGTCATTTCCACAGTCAACCCTGAAATTGCATTTGCAGCTATTAAAGATCGGGACTACTTTGATGTACTATCTTCTTCAAACTTCATTTTGCCTGATGGGATCGGTGTAGTCATGATGTCACGTTTGACTAACAACAGGCTTCAGTCCCGAATCGCAGGTTACGATGTTTTTAAAGAACTTCTGGGCGTTGCTAACAAAAAGAAAAAACGCATATTTCTGTACGGTGCGAAGAAAGATGTTATAAAAGGTGTTGTATCCAAAATTTCTTCTGAATACCCAAACATTAAAATCGCAGGTTATTCAGACGGTTATGTTCAAGATCGCACCCTAGTGGCAAAACAAATTGCAAGAGCAAATCCTGACATGGTATTCGTAGCTTTAGGGTATCCTCATCAAGAGAAATTCATTCATAACTACAGACACTTGTTCCCTAAAGCCGTATCTATAGGTCTAGGAGGAAGCTTTGATGTATTTAGCGGTAATGTCAAACGGGCCCCTTCCTGGATGATACGTTTAAATTTAGAATGGTTCTACCGGTTAATCTTGAATCCATGGCGATGGAAAAGAATGCTTAGCATCCCAAAATATGCTTTAACGGTTTTAAAAGAAGAAAAAAACAAAAAAACTTTCTATCCAAAGCCTGAAAAAGATCATACAAAACAGATTTAA
- the tagF gene encoding CDP-glycerol:polyglycerol phosphate glycero-phosphotransferase (poly(glycerol phosphate) polymerase) (Evidence 1a: Function from experimental evidences in the studied strain; PubMedId: 12682299, 16141206, 16689786, 17012386, 18723614, 19520862, 20400947; Product type e: enzyme), protein MSLVVDTNKRKQKGKSFYTEEQKKVMIENTVIKCILKSLKNNLGSLELLISIDSEHQFLEDYQLFLKLKERRSGTESEFPLQNTGSLEYKTEINAHVLPMPVEMGQTYDFYVEFRKKYEDAEQEPLLKRLSAEVNSIERAFHVDQTTELLILPYTTDKGNFSIKVKREAKIIRFDQIEISSEEISITGYAGYLSSENQYRIKNLNLILKKGGETPIEEKFPIKLERKTHGLENMRADGFVPELYDFEVKVPLKEIPFSNEKRYVYRLFMEYICNDDEGTDIQFNSTALVLGDRKNKLKGLVSIIKTNNAPVRYEVFKKKKKQTLGIRVNDYSLKTRMKYFIKGKKKRLVSKIKKITKMRNKLITKTYKSLFMMASRMPVKRKTVIFESFNGKQYSCNPRAIYEYMRENHPEYKMYWSVNKQYSAPFDEKGIPYINRLSLKWLFAMARAEYWVVNSRLPLWIPKPSHTTYLQTWHGTPLKRLAMDMEEVHMPGTNTKKYKRNFIKEASNWDYLISPNGYSTEIFTRAFQFNKTMIESGYPRNDFLHNDNNEETISLIKSRLNIPRDKKVILYAPTWRDDQFYAKGRYKFDLDLDLHQLRQELGNEYIVILRMHYLVAENFDLGPFEGFAYDFSAYEDIRELYMVSDLLITDYSSVFFDFANLKRPMLFFVPDIETYRDKLRGFYFDFEKEAPGPLVKTTEETIEAIKQISSPDYKLPVSFGPFYDKFCYLESGRSSEKVVNTVFKAE, encoded by the coding sequence ATGTCCTTAGTAGTTGACACTAATAAAAGGAAGCAAAAAGGAAAGAGCTTTTATACAGAGGAGCAGAAAAAAGTAATGATTGAAAACACTGTGATTAAATGTATTTTGAAAAGCTTGAAAAACAATTTAGGAAGTCTTGAATTGTTAATCTCAATTGATTCAGAACACCAATTTTTAGAGGATTACCAGTTATTTTTAAAGCTGAAAGAGAGACGTTCAGGAACGGAATCTGAATTTCCGCTTCAAAACACTGGCTCATTAGAGTATAAAACTGAGATAAATGCTCATGTTTTGCCTATGCCTGTTGAAATGGGACAAACATATGATTTTTATGTCGAATTTCGAAAAAAATATGAAGATGCGGAGCAGGAACCACTCTTGAAGCGTCTTTCTGCTGAAGTAAATTCAATTGAGCGCGCCTTTCATGTCGATCAAACCACAGAACTTTTGATTTTACCTTATACAACTGATAAAGGCAACTTTTCTATTAAGGTGAAAAGAGAGGCCAAAATCATCAGATTTGATCAAATCGAGATTAGCTCTGAAGAAATAAGCATAACAGGTTATGCGGGGTACCTGAGTTCCGAAAATCAATATCGGATAAAAAACTTGAACCTTATTTTAAAAAAGGGTGGAGAAACACCTATTGAGGAAAAATTTCCAATCAAGCTAGAAAGAAAAACACATGGCCTGGAAAACATGAGAGCAGATGGTTTTGTTCCGGAACTGTATGATTTTGAAGTGAAAGTGCCTTTGAAAGAAATTCCTTTCTCAAATGAAAAACGTTATGTTTATCGTCTTTTTATGGAGTATATATGCAATGACGATGAAGGAACGGATATTCAGTTCAACAGCACTGCTCTTGTTTTAGGAGATCGAAAAAACAAATTAAAAGGATTAGTAAGTATTATTAAAACAAACAACGCACCAGTTCGTTATGAAGTCTTTAAGAAAAAGAAAAAGCAGACTCTAGGTATCAGAGTAAACGACTATAGCCTGAAAACAAGGATGAAATACTTTATTAAAGGAAAGAAGAAGAGATTAGTATCAAAAATAAAAAAGATCACAAAAATGAGAAACAAGTTAATCACTAAAACATACAAATCTCTATTCATGATGGCTAGCAGAATGCCAGTTAAAAGGAAAACAGTCATTTTTGAAAGTTTTAATGGGAAACAATACAGTTGTAATCCGAGAGCGATTTACGAATATATGCGGGAAAACCACCCTGAGTATAAAATGTATTGGAGTGTAAATAAACAATATTCAGCGCCTTTTGATGAAAAGGGAATTCCTTACATTAATCGCCTCTCATTAAAATGGCTCTTCGCTATGGCAAGAGCTGAGTATTGGGTTGTTAACAGCCGGCTTCCATTATGGATTCCGAAACCTAGTCATACAACATATTTACAAACATGGCATGGCACACCTTTAAAAAGACTTGCAATGGATATGGAAGAAGTCCATATGCCTGGTACAAACACCAAAAAATATAAAAGGAATTTTATCAAGGAAGCTTCTAATTGGGATTACTTGATTTCCCCAAATGGTTATTCAACTGAGATCTTTACACGGGCGTTTCAGTTTAACAAGACAATGATTGAATCTGGATATCCTAGAAATGATTTTCTTCATAATGATAATAATGAGGAAACAATATCATTGATAAAGAGTAGGTTAAATATTCCTCGTGATAAAAAGGTTATTTTATATGCCCCTACATGGAGAGATGATCAGTTCTATGCAAAAGGGCGTTATAAGTTCGATCTCGATTTAGATTTGCATCAACTTAGACAAGAACTTGGAAATGAATATATTGTAATCTTAAGAATGCATTATCTGGTAGCTGAGAATTTTGATTTAGGTCCTTTTGAAGGATTTGCATATGATTTTTCTGCTTATGAGGATATTCGAGAATTGTATATGGTTTCTGATTTGCTGATTACTGATTATTCTTCAGTATTCTTTGATTTTGCAAATTTAAAACGGCCAATGCTATTCTTTGTCCCTGACATCGAAACCTACCGGGACAAGTTGCGTGGTTTCTACTTTGATTTTGAAAAAGAAGCTCCTGGTCCTTTGGTAAAAACTACTGAAGAAACGATTGAGGCTATCAAGCAGATCTCATCGCCTGATTATAAGCTTCCGGTTTCTTTTGGTCCTTTCTATGATAAGTTTTGCTATTTAGAGTCAGGACGTTCATCTGAAAAGGTTGTTAATACTGTATTTAAAGCTGAATAA
- the tagC gene encoding putative polyglycerol phosphate assembly and export protein (teichoic acid biosynthesis) (Evidence 3: Putative function from multiple computational evidences; PubMedId: 7952180, 16269821; Product type e: enzyme): MRKKELFDFTNITPKLFTELRVADKTVLQSFNFDEKNHQIYTTQVASGLGKDNTQSYRITRLSLEGLQLDSMLLKHGGHGTNIGIENRNGTIYIWSLYDKPNETDKSELVCFPYKAGATLDENSKELQRFSNMPFDHRVTPALDMKNRQLAIRQYDTKNNNNKQWVTIFNLDDAIANKNNPLYTINIPDELHYLQGFFLDDGYLYWYTGDTNSKSYPNLITVFDSDNKIVLQKEITVGKDLSTRYENNFREPEGICMYTNPETGAKSLMVGITSGKEGNRISRIYAYHSYENFMNHVPMLRSPLLKTVGHQDTPPERFQPFIQTFILEYNAQNKKWMVPTSGYLPSYTSNLVRNITINADGNLQVTLNERYISLLHQSIEGDFRLKQKDIRMGSWYFAGGEKSNVLEIGFMKGSTKIRPDDAAISNASRMSIFMIVADKIEV; encoded by the coding sequence ATGAGAAAAAAAGAACTGTTTGATTTCACCAACATCACGCCAAAATTATTTACTGAACTACGTGTAGCAGACAAAACCGTACTTCAATCATTCAATTTCGATGAGAAAAACCACCAAATTTATACAACCCAAGTCGCAAGTGGATTAGGAAAAGACAACACCCAAAGCTATCGCATAACTCGTCTATCTCTTGAAGGTTTACAATTAGACAGCATGCTGTTGAAACATGGAGGTCATGGTACAAATATTGGAATTGAAAACCGTAATGGCACCATTTATATTTGGTCTCTATACGATAAACCAAACGAAACAGATAAAAGTGAATTAGTTTGTTTCCCATATAAAGCAGGCGCGACTTTAGATGAAAATTCTAAAGAACTTCAGCGATTCTCGAATATGCCTTTCGATCATAGGGTTACACCTGCTCTTGATATGAAGAATAGACAGTTGGCAATTAGACAATACGATACAAAAAATAATAATAATAAACAGTGGGTGACAATCTTTAACCTGGACGATGCAATAGCAAATAAAAACAATCCTCTTTATACTATTAACATTCCTGACGAACTTCATTATTTACAAGGTTTCTTTTTAGATGACGGTTATTTATATTGGTATACAGGAGATACAAACAGCAAAAGCTATCCGAATCTCATAACTGTATTTGATTCCGATAATAAAATAGTGCTGCAAAAAGAAATTACTGTTGGCAAAGACTTGTCCACCAGATATGAGAATAACTTCCGTGAACCGGAAGGGATCTGTATGTACACCAATCCTGAAACTGGGGCAAAATCATTAATGGTGGGAATTACAAGTGGAAAAGAAGGAAATCGTATAAGCAGAATTTATGCATACCATTCTTATGAAAACTTCATGAATCATGTACCTATGCTTCGATCCCCTTTATTAAAAACCGTGGGGCACCAAGATACACCTCCAGAAAGATTTCAACCATTTATTCAAACCTTCATTTTAGAGTATAATGCTCAAAACAAAAAATGGATGGTTCCGACTTCAGGTTATTTACCATCTTACACATCAAATTTAGTCCGAAATATTACTATCAATGCAGATGGAAACTTGCAAGTCACATTAAATGAACGCTATATTAGTTTACTGCATCAATCGATAGAAGGAGATTTCCGCTTAAAACAAAAGGATATCCGAATGGGATCCTGGTATTTTGCCGGCGGAGAAAAATCAAATGTGCTTGAAATAGGTTTTATGAAAGGGAGTACAAAAATCAGACCCGATGATGCAGCCATCTCAAATGCTTCAAGAATGAGTATTTTTATGATTGTTGCGGACAAGATTGAGGTGTGA
- the tagB gene encoding teichoic acid primase, CDP-glycerol:N-acetyl-beta-d-mannosaminyl-1, 4-N-acetyl-d-glucosaminyldiphosphoundecaprenyl glycerophosphotransferase (Evidence 1a: Function from experimental evidences in the studied strain; PubMedId: 12682299, 16141206, 16150696, 16689786, 17012386, 17660278, 18156271, 18761696; Product type e: enzyme) — protein sequence MKIRSLLANCYLYFLSAIAFFLQWVKPESKVTLLISFEANAKAILEEYEQGQYSYKLNILYTQQASAIAESFPNVDAYLLQEKNPIHLIKAVYLMFNSKVIITDNYFLLTSVLNKRKQTKCIQVWHANGSLKKFGLEDITNMQRTKTDIKRFQKVYSSYDYLTVGSEEMANIFKKSFGIKDNQLLKIGVPLTDPYYRENKKKISDTLNIQRKKIILYAPTFRDYNMQSIQLPFTEEQLIHQLKEEYVLFVKLHPAIQNNIDIKYSSDYIKDVSNYALFDLLMAADILITDYSSVPFEFSILNKPILFYTYDLKLYQQKRGLVDNYLSIIPGRACYDSESLINEIQTPFNYSKIKVFSDRWNKYSDGNSSQNLLNFIENLIS from the coding sequence ATGAAAATAAGATCACTACTGGCGAATTGCTATTTGTATTTTTTATCAGCAATCGCCTTTTTTCTGCAATGGGTGAAACCTGAAAGCAAAGTGACCCTCCTGATCTCATTCGAAGCAAACGCAAAAGCGATTCTTGAGGAATATGAACAAGGACAATACTCTTATAAACTTAACATCCTGTATACCCAGCAGGCCTCTGCTATTGCCGAGAGCTTCCCGAATGTAGATGCATATTTATTACAAGAAAAAAACCCTATCCATCTCATTAAAGCTGTATACCTAATGTTTAACAGTAAAGTGATCATAACAGATAATTACTTTCTATTAACAAGTGTGTTAAATAAGCGGAAGCAAACGAAATGTATCCAAGTATGGCACGCAAATGGCTCACTCAAAAAATTTGGTTTGGAAGACATTACAAACATGCAACGGACGAAAACTGATATTAAAAGGTTCCAAAAAGTATACAGTTCGTATGATTATTTAACTGTTGGCTCAGAAGAGATGGCAAATATCTTCAAGAAATCATTTGGAATAAAGGATAACCAATTATTAAAAATAGGTGTACCTTTAACAGACCCTTATTACCGAGAAAACAAGAAAAAAATTTCAGATACTCTAAACATACAAAGAAAAAAAATAATCCTCTATGCACCGACGTTTAGAGATTATAATATGCAATCAATTCAATTGCCTTTTACAGAAGAACAATTAATTCATCAGTTAAAAGAAGAATATGTTTTATTTGTTAAGCTGCATCCCGCCATTCAGAACAATATTGATATTAAATATTCCAGTGATTATATTAAAGATGTTTCTAACTATGCCTTGTTTGATCTACTCATGGCTGCAGACATATTAATCACTGACTATTCTTCTGTTCCCTTTGAATTTTCGATTTTAAATAAACCCATTCTTTTTTATACTTACGATTTAAAACTTTATCAACAGAAGCGGGGATTGGTTGATAATTATCTTTCCATAATACCTGGAAGAGCCTGCTATGACAGTGAATCATTAATAAATGAAATTCAAACCCCATTTAATTATTCCAAAATAAAAGTTTTTTCCGATAGATGGAATAAGTATTCTGATGGGAATTCAAGCCAAAATTTATTGAATTTCATCGAAAATTTAATAAGCTAA
- the tagD gene encoding glycerol-3-phosphate cytidylyltransferase (Evidence 1a: Function from experimental evidences in the studied strain; PubMedId: 11673441, 12637027, 12637499, 12682299, 16141206, 16689786, 17012386, 21558268; Product type e: enzyme) — protein sequence MKKVITYGTFDLLHWGHIKLLERAKQLGDYLVVAISTDEFNLQKQKKAYHSYEHRKLILETIRYVDEVIPEKNWEQKKQDIIDHNIDVFVMGDDWEGKFDFLKDQCEVVYLPRTEGISTTKIKEEIAGL from the coding sequence ATGAAAAAAGTTATCACATATGGAACTTTTGATTTACTGCATTGGGGTCACATTAAATTGCTTGAGCGTGCAAAGCAGCTTGGTGATTATTTAGTTGTTGCTATTTCAACGGATGAATTCAATTTACAAAAGCAAAAAAAAGCTTATCACAGCTATGAGCACCGTAAATTAATTTTAGAAACCATTCGATATGTGGACGAAGTAATTCCTGAAAAGAATTGGGAGCAAAAAAAGCAAGATATTATTGATCATAATATTGATGTTTTTGTTATGGGGGATGACTGGGAAGGTAAATTTGACTTTCTCAAAGATCAGTGTGAGGTTGTTTACCTCCCAAGAACAGAAGGCATCTCTACAACAAAGATCAAAGAGGAAATTGCTGGTTTATAA
- the tagG gene encoding teichoic acid precursors permease (Evidence 2a: Function from experimental evidences in other organisms; PubMedId: 7565096, 12682299, 15849754, 16850406, 17012386, 18156271, 27213893; Product type t: transporter): MNDLLRILREQITSFPLILRLAAYETKSKYQMNYLGVLWQFLNPLIQMLAYWFVFGMGIRKGGPVTTGAGEVPFIIWMLAGLIPWFFISPTILDGSNSVFKRINMVAKMNFPISSLPSVAIASNLFSYMIMMVIYIIVLLVNGVFPSVHWLQYIYYFICMIAFMFSFSLFNSTISVLIRDYQFLLQAVTRLLFFLLPIFWDVNAKLGQSHPELVPVLKLNPLFYIIEGFRNSFLDGAWFFHDMKYTLYFWLFTFLLLLVGSILHMKFRDKFVDFL, translated from the coding sequence ATGAATGATTTGTTGCGTATACTCAGAGAGCAAATAACGTCATTTCCTTTAATTTTAAGATTGGCGGCTTATGAAACCAAGTCTAAATATCAAATGAATTATTTAGGTGTCTTATGGCAGTTCTTAAATCCGCTTATCCAAATGCTGGCCTACTGGTTCGTATTTGGTATGGGGATTAGAAAGGGCGGTCCTGTGACAACCGGAGCGGGCGAAGTGCCTTTTATTATTTGGATGCTGGCAGGATTAATCCCATGGTTTTTCATCAGTCCAACTATACTTGATGGATCAAATAGTGTATTTAAGCGCATTAATATGGTGGCTAAAATGAACTTCCCGATTAGTTCTCTACCGTCCGTGGCAATTGCATCTAACTTATTTAGTTATATGATCATGATGGTGATTTATATCATTGTACTCCTAGTTAATGGTGTGTTCCCGAGTGTGCATTGGTTACAATATATTTATTACTTCATCTGTATGATTGCTTTTATGTTTTCGTTTAGTTTGTTTAACTCAACGATCAGTGTGCTGATTAGAGATTATCAATTTTTGCTGCAGGCCGTAACAAGACTTTTGTTTTTCTTGTTGCCAATTTTTTGGGATGTTAATGCGAAACTCGGTCAAAGCCACCCCGAATTAGTGCCTGTTCTGAAGTTGAATCCACTATTCTATATTATTGAAGGATTCCGGAACAGCTTCTTAGATGGAGCATGGTTTTTCCATGACATGAAGTACACGCTGTACTTTTGGTTGTTCACATTCCTTTTATTGTTAGTAGGTTCTATCCTGCATATGAAATTCAGAGACAAGTTTGTTGACTTTCTTTAA